The Metabacillus litoralis genome contains a region encoding:
- a CDS encoding protein-glutamate methylesterase/protein-glutamine glutaminase, giving the protein MGKIRVLVVDDSAFMRKLITDFLVEHESIEVVGTARNGEDALAKIEEKNPDVITLDVEMPVLNGLEALKVIMNKYPRPVIMLSSTTKEGAENTILSLQYGAFDFITKPSGAISLDLHKVKEELKEKVILAHSSNRNKTISRFREKKTPLTVNEYSKIDSMDYKSPTSFDKNHLKSSIVCIGTSTGGPRALQHVLTKIPANIDAPIFIVQHMPPGFTHSLASRLNSISSIEVKEAVNGELVKKGTAYIAPGGSHLKIVKTGTSLTIKIDQSDIRNGHRPSVDVMFESISELKDYRKVAVIMTGMGSDGSEGLKKLKSTGAVKAISESEQTSVVYGMPKAAVATNLVDKVENVENIAAAIMNFLTNQR; this is encoded by the coding sequence ATGGGGAAAATTCGAGTGCTGGTAGTGGATGATTCAGCTTTTATGAGAAAGCTAATTACAGATTTTCTAGTTGAACATGAGAGCATTGAAGTCGTAGGAACGGCTAGAAATGGTGAAGATGCGCTAGCAAAAATTGAAGAGAAAAATCCTGATGTTATAACCCTTGATGTTGAGATGCCTGTTTTGAATGGACTTGAAGCTCTAAAAGTTATTATGAATAAATATCCTCGTCCTGTCATTATGCTTTCTAGTACGACAAAAGAAGGTGCTGAAAATACGATTTTATCTCTGCAATACGGAGCATTTGATTTCATCACAAAACCTTCTGGAGCCATTTCTTTAGATCTTCACAAAGTAAAGGAAGAGTTAAAGGAAAAAGTAATTTTAGCTCATTCTTCAAACCGAAATAAAACAATAAGTCGATTTAGGGAAAAAAAGACTCCACTTACAGTGAATGAATATAGTAAAATAGACTCAATGGATTACAAAAGCCCTACTTCCTTCGACAAAAACCATCTTAAGTCATCAATTGTTTGCATAGGAACATCAACTGGAGGACCTAGGGCTTTGCAACATGTATTAACAAAAATACCAGCAAACATTGATGCTCCAATTTTTATTGTTCAGCATATGCCACCTGGTTTCACGCATTCACTGGCTAGTCGATTGAACTCGATTTCTTCCATTGAAGTGAAGGAAGCAGTTAATGGTGAATTAGTCAAGAAAGGTACAGCTTATATTGCACCGGGTGGATCTCATCTGAAAATAGTAAAAACCGGTACATCACTTACTATTAAAATTGACCAGTCTGACATAAGAAATGGACATCGTCCTTCTGTAGATGTAATGTTTGAATCTATTAGCGAACTAAAAGATTACCGCAAAGTAGCTGTAATCATGACTGGAATGGGATCGGATGGTTCAGAAGGTTTGAAGAAGCTAAAGTCAACGGGAGCTGTAAAAGCTATTTCCGAATCTGAGCAGACATCTGTTGTATACGGGATGCCTAAAGCAGCAGTGGCAACAAATCTGGTAGATAAAGTTGAAAATGTTGAAAATATAGCAGCGGCTATTATGAACTTTTTGACAAATCAGCGTTAA
- the flhA gene encoding flagellar biosynthesis protein FlhA, producing the protein MSGKDLSVLLSVILIVAMLIIPFPGWLLSFLIIINISLALLVILTSMNMNEPLQFSIFPSLILLLTLFRLGLNVSTTRAILAEGDAGKVVETFGTFVTGGNVLVGFVVFTILIVIQFVVITKGSERVSEVAARFTLDAMPGKQMSIDADLNAGMISEQQARERRDKIANEADFYGAMDGASKFVKGDAIAGIIMVLINMLFGIIIGMMQLGMPISEAASHFTMLTVGDGIVSQIPALLISTATGIVVTRAASEGNLGTDITSQLFAYPKMLYVAAGTIFLLGIFTPIGILLTLPIAGLLAFGGYMITRSKAQDIPDEEELEQEIEMDEMKSPESVVNLLNIDPIEFEFGYGLIPLADTNQGGDLLDRVVMIRRQLAIELGIVIPVVRIRDNIQLQPNEYRLKIKGNELAKGEILLDHYLAMAPGIEDDSIEGIDTIEPSFGLPAKWITEEMKDTAEMYGYTVVDPPSVVSTHITEIIKQHAHELLGRQETKQLIDHLKESYPILVEEVTPSPLGIGDIQKVLAKLLREKVSIRNLPIIFETLADFGKMTSDTELLGEYVRQALAKQITSQYADQEQMMKVVTLSGRVEKLIAEGVQQTEHGNYLSLSPDVSQQLIEAIAKEIEMLSLQQQTPIVLCSPAVRMYVRQLTDRYFPQVPILSYNELEANVEVQSIGVVNVE; encoded by the coding sequence ATGTCCGGAAAAGATTTATCTGTATTACTTAGTGTTATCTTAATAGTAGCAATGCTGATCATTCCGTTCCCGGGCTGGTTATTGAGCTTTTTAATTATTATTAATATTTCTCTTGCATTATTGGTCATTCTTACGTCAATGAATATGAACGAGCCTTTACAGTTTTCAATTTTTCCATCTTTAATACTACTTTTAACACTTTTCCGTTTAGGGTTAAATGTTTCAACAACAAGAGCCATTCTTGCCGAAGGAGATGCAGGTAAGGTTGTTGAAACATTTGGTACTTTTGTAACTGGTGGGAATGTTCTTGTAGGTTTTGTTGTTTTTACGATCTTAATTGTTATCCAATTTGTTGTCATTACAAAGGGATCAGAACGTGTATCAGAGGTTGCTGCTCGTTTTACACTCGATGCAATGCCAGGTAAACAAATGAGTATTGACGCTGATTTAAATGCAGGAATGATCTCTGAACAACAGGCACGTGAGCGACGAGATAAAATTGCTAATGAAGCAGATTTTTACGGGGCAATGGATGGTGCTAGTAAATTCGTTAAAGGTGATGCGATTGCTGGTATTATCATGGTTCTTATAAATATGTTATTTGGAATCATAATCGGTATGATGCAATTAGGAATGCCGATTAGTGAAGCAGCTTCTCATTTTACAATGTTAACAGTTGGAGATGGAATAGTGAGTCAAATACCTGCACTACTAATTTCAACTGCAACAGGTATTGTTGTTACAAGAGCAGCTTCGGAAGGTAATCTAGGTACTGATATTACTTCACAGCTTTTTGCTTATCCGAAAATGCTTTACGTAGCGGCAGGGACGATCTTTCTATTAGGAATCTTTACTCCAATTGGTATTTTACTAACATTACCGATTGCTGGTTTGTTAGCTTTTGGTGGCTATATGATTACAAGATCAAAAGCTCAAGACATTCCGGATGAAGAAGAGTTGGAACAGGAAATAGAAATGGATGAAATGAAAAGTCCTGAAAGTGTGGTTAATCTATTAAACATTGATCCAATTGAATTTGAATTCGGATATGGATTAATTCCTCTTGCTGATACAAATCAAGGTGGGGATCTTTTAGACCGTGTAGTTATGATTCGTAGACAATTAGCAATTGAATTAGGTATCGTTATTCCTGTTGTACGTATACGGGATAACATTCAGTTGCAACCTAATGAGTATCGATTAAAGATAAAAGGAAATGAATTAGCCAAAGGCGAGATTCTTCTTGATCATTATTTAGCGATGGCACCAGGAATTGAAGATGATTCAATTGAAGGAATTGATACCATTGAACCATCGTTTGGTTTGCCTGCAAAATGGATTACAGAAGAAATGAAGGACACGGCAGAAATGTATGGATATACGGTTGTAGATCCACCATCTGTTGTTTCTACACACATTACAGAGATTATTAAACAACACGCACATGAGTTATTAGGTCGACAAGAAACAAAACAATTAATTGATCACTTAAAAGAATCTTACCCAATTTTAGTAGAAGAAGTAACACCATCACCACTTGGTATTGGGGATATTCAAAAAGTTCTTGCAAAGCTTTTAAGAGAAAAAGTATCTATTCGAAACTTACCTATTATCTTTGAAACATTAGCTGATTTTGGAAAAATGACTTCAGATACTGAACTATTAGGAGAATATGTTAGACAAGCGTTGGCTAAACAAATTACTTCTCAATATGCTGATCAGGAACAAATGATGAAGGTTGTCACCTTATCAGGTAGGGTAGAAAAGCTTATAGCAGAAGGTGTCCAACAAACTGAGCATGGAAATTACTTATCATTAAGCCCGGATGTTTCACAACAACTAATTGAAGCTATTGCAAAAGAAATTGAAATGCTATCACTTCAACAACAAACACCAATTGTATTATGTTCACCTGCAGTGAGAATGTATGTTAGACAGCTAACAGATCGTTATTTCCCTCAGGTACCTATATTGTCATATAATGAATTAGAAGCAAATGTCGAAGTACAGAGTATCGGGGTGGTAAACGTCGAATGA
- a CDS encoding chemotaxis protein CheW encodes MSEHISGDLKVIVFQLQDEEYGIPVQQVRSIEKVQHITRVPRTASYIKGVINLRGVVTPIIDLRKRFGLKVLDDTESTRMIIVSKEDMEVGFIVDAANDVIDIHQGIIEPAPEVVGAVEVEYIQGVAKLDKRLIVMIDLEQVLKSNDERSLLGV; translated from the coding sequence ATGAGTGAACATATATCTGGTGACTTAAAAGTTATCGTTTTTCAATTACAAGACGAGGAATACGGAATTCCTGTACAACAAGTTCGATCTATTGAAAAAGTTCAACATATTACGAGAGTACCAAGAACAGCTTCATATATTAAAGGAGTAATAAATTTACGTGGAGTTGTTACACCTATTATTGATTTACGAAAAAGATTTGGATTAAAAGTACTTGATGATACAGAGAGTACAAGAATGATTATTGTTTCCAAAGAAGATATGGAAGTTGGGTTTATTGTAGATGCAGCAAATGATGTTATTGATATTCATCAAGGCATTATAGAGCCTGCACCTGAAGTTGTTGGGGCTGTGGAAGTTGAGTATATACAAGGAGTAGCCAAATTAGATAAAAGATTAATTGTTATGATTGATTTGGAACAAGTCCTGAAAAGTAATGACGAGCGGTCTCTTCTCGGTGTATAG
- a CDS encoding FliA/WhiG family RNA polymerase sigma factor, with protein MTLMTLTDEQVIWQKWIDVRDTHAGDALIKKYMPLVSYHVQRISIGLPKNVNKDDLMSLGLFGLYDALEKFDPNRDLKFDTYASFRVRGAIIDGLRKEDWLPRSSREKAKRVEAAIDKLEQKHLRNISAKEIANELGLTEDEVIGVMNEGFFANVLSIDDQLFDQDDGESIGFTVKDDNQVTPEEKMINDELINQLSEVITQLSEKEQLVISFFYKEELTLTEIGQVMNLSTSRISQIHSKALFKLRKILENVIH; from the coding sequence ATGACACTAATGACACTAACCGATGAACAAGTAATTTGGCAAAAATGGATAGATGTACGAGATACTCATGCTGGTGATGCGCTCATCAAGAAATATATGCCCCTTGTTTCTTATCATGTTCAAAGAATTTCTATTGGACTCCCAAAGAATGTAAATAAAGATGATTTAATGAGCTTAGGCTTGTTTGGGTTATATGATGCATTAGAGAAATTTGATCCAAATCGTGATTTAAAGTTCGACACGTATGCTTCTTTCCGTGTACGAGGAGCAATCATAGATGGCTTAAGAAAAGAAGACTGGCTACCACGGAGTTCACGTGAAAAGGCTAAACGTGTAGAAGCGGCGATTGATAAATTAGAGCAAAAACATTTGCGAAATATTTCCGCGAAAGAAATTGCAAATGAACTAGGCTTAACAGAAGATGAAGTTATTGGTGTGATGAATGAAGGTTTCTTTGCAAATGTATTGTCTATTGATGATCAATTGTTTGACCAAGATGATGGTGAAAGTATTGGGTTTACTGTGAAAGATGATAACCAGGTAACACCGGAAGAAAAGATGATTAATGATGAATTAATCAATCAGTTATCTGAAGTTATTACTCAATTAAGTGAAAAGGAGCAGCTTGTAATAAGCTTCTTTTACAAAGAAGAATTAACTTTAACAGAAATTGGTCAAGTTATGAACCTTTCGACTTCAAGAATCTCACAAATTCATTCTAAAGCGTTGTTTAAACTAAGAAAAATATTAGAAAATGTAATACATTAA
- a CDS encoding MinD/ParA family protein — protein sequence MVNDQAERLRQRLNSLKSQAKSIAVMSGKGGVGKSNFSLNFSLALQKENKRVLLFDLDIGMGNIDILIGESSKYSIVDFFQKDLSLTDIISTGPDGLEYISGGSGLGTIFKLDETKFQRFLQQLDLLFKVYDYIIFDMGAGISEDSLRFLLSVDEIIVITTPEPTSMTDAYSAIKHVCLNHPTIPFSIVVNRAFNKKVGDSTYRRFAQTITQFLGRQVSLLGIIPDDSTIMKAVIDQKPVLLYQPNCQASKALMTISKDFIQIKSNDVEVVDSTPFISKLKNFFMKGR from the coding sequence ATGGTAAATGATCAAGCAGAACGTTTAAGACAAAGACTAAATAGCCTAAAATCTCAAGCCAAGTCAATTGCGGTAATGAGTGGAAAAGGCGGGGTTGGTAAGTCAAATTTTTCCCTTAATTTTTCACTAGCTTTACAAAAAGAAAATAAACGAGTTTTATTATTTGATTTAGATATAGGTATGGGTAACATTGATATCTTAATTGGAGAAAGTTCTAAATATTCAATTGTTGACTTTTTCCAAAAAGATTTATCACTTACTGATATTATTTCAACTGGACCAGATGGATTGGAGTATATTTCTGGTGGTAGTGGGCTAGGAACTATTTTCAAACTTGATGAAACAAAATTCCAACGATTTCTACAGCAGTTAGATCTTTTATTTAAAGTATACGATTATATTATCTTTGATATGGGGGCCGGAATTTCAGAAGATAGTTTGCGTTTTTTACTTTCAGTTGATGAAATTATTGTTATTACAACCCCAGAGCCAACATCAATGACAGATGCTTATTCAGCTATTAAACATGTGTGTCTGAACCACCCAACAATACCTTTTTCAATTGTGGTAAATAGGGCCTTCAACAAAAAGGTTGGTGACTCTACTTATAGGAGATTCGCACAAACGATTACACAATTTTTGGGGCGTCAGGTTTCATTATTAGGTATCATACCCGACGATTCAACGATCATGAAAGCTGTTATTGATCAAAAACCAGTATTGTTATATCAACCTAATTGTCAAGCTAGTAAGGCTTTAATGACAATTTCAAAGGACTTTATACAAATAAAGTCAAATGATGTAGAAGTAGTTGATTCAACACCTTTTATATCGAAATTAAAAAATTTCTTCATGAAGGGTAGGTAA
- a CDS encoding chemotaxis protein CheD has protein sequence MKNESIEIVKVGIADLNIVKSPQRIRTSGLGSCVGLILFDRIYQIAGLAHVMLPDSTLANQSTINQAKYADTAVPLLIDKLLEAGAKMRSLQAKMAGGAQMFQFQTTSDMMRIGPRNVDAVKEVLQTYNIPLLKEDVGGNSGRTIEFDPITCELMIRTVNQGVKII, from the coding sequence ATGAAGAATGAGTCAATTGAAATTGTAAAAGTTGGAATAGCAGATTTAAATATAGTGAAATCACCACAGCGAATTCGCACCTCAGGATTAGGATCTTGTGTAGGTCTTATTTTATTCGATAGGATCTATCAAATAGCAGGACTGGCTCATGTTATGCTTCCTGATTCAACATTAGCAAATCAATCTACTATTAATCAGGCAAAATATGCAGACACTGCTGTTCCACTCCTGATCGACAAACTATTAGAGGCAGGAGCAAAAATGAGGTCTTTGCAAGCTAAAATGGCTGGTGGTGCTCAAATGTTTCAATTTCAAACAACGAGTGACATGATGAGAATCGGCCCAAGAAATGTAGATGCTGTAAAAGAGGTACTTCAAACATATAACATACCTTTACTAAAAGAAGATGTTGGTGGTAATAGTGGAAGAACAATCGAGTTTGATCCGATAACATGTGAATTAATGATTAGAACGGTAAATCAAGGTGTGAAAATTATTTAA
- a CDS encoding chemotaxis protein CheA, giving the protein MEMNQYLEVFIEESKEHLQACNEKLLELEKNPTDLSIVNDIFRSAHTLKGMSATMGYEDLASLTHQMENVLDAIRNEKLSVSAEILDVVFASVDDLEEMVFSIAEGGDGKKDVSRVVEMLKKIENGEAVAEESSPSNEVTLSQSIQDYDDYENAVIQQSKEQGFSAYELTITLREDCLLKAARVFMVFEILEQAGEVIKSVPSVDQLEEEKFDHQFTVAIVTKDSSEDIQNKVMKVSEIDSVNVQPIVVSERNMKQAHEETSQQQLTVAEEEVPKHVQAKEQVKTASKQVAATSTKTIRVNIERLDILMNLFEELVIDRGRLEQISKDLNNNELNETVERMSRISGDLQNIILNMRMVPVETVFNRFPRMIRQLAKDLNKKINLEIIGAETELDRTVIDEIGDPLVHLLRNAIDHGVEMPDVRVKNGKSEEGNVVLRAYHSGNHVFIEIEDDGAGINRERVLKKALDRGVVTEQIASTLTDKQVYELIFSSGFSTADQISDISGRGVGLDVVKSTIESLGGTVSVDAQEGKGSLFSIQLPLTLSIISVMLVELRKEKYAIPLSSIIETAVIKKDEILQAHNQKVIDFRGKIVPLVFLSEIFEVPEESENEDFVSLIIVRKGDKMAALVVDSFIGQQEIVLKSLGNYLNSVFAISGATILGDGQVALIVDCNSLIK; this is encoded by the coding sequence ATGGAAATGAATCAATACCTAGAAGTCTTTATTGAAGAAAGTAAAGAGCATCTACAAGCTTGTAATGAGAAATTACTAGAATTAGAGAAAAACCCAACTGATCTATCAATTGTCAATGATATTTTCCGTTCGGCACATACACTCAAAGGAATGAGTGCAACAATGGGTTACGAAGATTTGGCTAGTTTAACACATCAAATGGAAAATGTCTTAGATGCCATTCGAAATGAAAAGCTATCTGTTTCTGCTGAGATTCTTGATGTTGTTTTTGCTTCTGTTGATGATCTAGAGGAAATGGTTTTCTCTATAGCAGAAGGTGGAGATGGTAAGAAGGATGTTTCAAGAGTAGTTGAAATGTTAAAGAAAATTGAAAATGGTGAAGCCGTTGCTGAAGAGTCATCCCCTTCAAACGAGGTAACTCTTTCACAATCAATTCAAGATTATGATGATTATGAAAATGCCGTTATTCAGCAATCAAAAGAACAAGGATTTTCAGCATATGAACTAACGATTACTTTAAGAGAAGATTGTTTGTTAAAAGCTGCTCGAGTATTTATGGTATTTGAAATTCTAGAGCAGGCTGGTGAAGTTATTAAGTCCGTTCCATCAGTTGATCAGTTAGAGGAAGAAAAATTTGATCATCAATTCACTGTTGCAATTGTAACAAAGGATTCTTCTGAAGATATTCAAAATAAAGTAATGAAAGTTTCTGAAATTGATAGTGTAAATGTTCAACCAATCGTAGTATCTGAAAGAAATATGAAACAAGCTCATGAAGAAACTTCTCAACAACAATTAACAGTAGCTGAGGAAGAAGTGCCAAAACATGTACAAGCCAAGGAGCAAGTTAAAACAGCTTCAAAGCAGGTTGCTGCTACAAGTACAAAGACGATACGTGTTAATATTGAGCGTTTGGATATTTTAATGAACCTTTTCGAAGAGTTGGTTATTGACCGAGGTAGATTAGAGCAAATTTCTAAAGATTTAAATAATAATGAGCTTAATGAAACTGTAGAAAGAATGTCTCGTATCTCTGGGGATTTACAGAATATTATCCTAAATATGCGAATGGTACCAGTTGAAACTGTGTTTAACCGATTCCCACGAATGATTAGACAACTTGCTAAAGATTTAAACAAAAAAATAAATCTTGAAATTATCGGTGCAGAAACAGAGCTTGACCGCACAGTTATTGATGAGATCGGAGACCCATTAGTTCACTTACTTCGAAATGCGATTGACCACGGTGTAGAAATGCCAGATGTTCGTGTTAAAAATGGTAAAAGTGAAGAAGGTAATGTTGTTTTAAGAGCTTATCATAGCGGAAACCATGTTTTCATTGAAATTGAGGATGATGGGGCTGGAATTAATCGTGAACGCGTTTTGAAGAAAGCGTTAGATAGAGGAGTAGTAACAGAGCAAATTGCTTCTACACTAACCGATAAACAAGTTTATGAATTAATTTTCTCCTCTGGATTCTCTACTGCTGACCAAATTTCAGATATCTCTGGTCGTGGAGTAGGTCTGGATGTTGTAAAGAGCACGATTGAATCATTAGGTGGAACAGTATCAGTAGATGCTCAGGAAGGAAAAGGTTCACTTTTCTCTATCCAGCTTCCTCTTACATTATCGATTATTTCAGTTATGTTAGTTGAATTACGTAAAGAAAAATATGCAATTCCGCTATCTTCAATCATTGAAACAGCTGTTATTAAAAAGGATGAAATTCTACAAGCACATAATCAAAAAGTAATTGATTTCCGTGGGAAAATTGTGCCGTTAGTCTTTTTATCTGAAATCTTCGAAGTACCAGAAGAAAGTGAAAATGAAGATTTTGTTTCGTTAATTATTGTACGAAAAGGTGACAAAATGGCAGCACTTGTCGTTGACTCTTTCATTGGTCAGCAGGAAATCGTTTTAAAATCCCTTGGAAATTACTTGAACTCAGTATTTGCCATCTCAGGTGCTACTATTTTAGGTGATGGTCAAGTAGCGTTAATCGTTGATTGTAATTCTTTAATAAAATAG
- a CDS encoding chemotaxis protein CheC, whose amino-acid sequence MDYINFISSTHIDILKEVGNIGAGHSATSLSKLLEKKIDMNVPDVKIVSFNDLMEWVGGPDVVIASVFLRIEGDIPGSLFFVLSIEQAERFIKQLIGDDQFTLKETPYNELGLSAFQELGNILTGSYLSSLSDLTDLTIYPSVPALTIDMFGAVMSHGLIELSHAGDFAIIIDTAIKEEDQLEEDSVKGHFFLLPDPDSFKKLFDALGVNDEE is encoded by the coding sequence ATGGATTATATTAATTTTATTTCATCAACACATATCGATATATTAAAAGAAGTAGGGAATATAGGTGCTGGCCATTCAGCAACTTCATTATCGAAGTTGCTGGAAAAAAAGATAGATATGAATGTTCCAGATGTTAAGATTGTTTCCTTTAATGATCTAATGGAATGGGTAGGCGGTCCTGACGTTGTCATAGCTAGTGTTTTCTTAAGGATTGAAGGTGATATCCCAGGCTCCTTATTCTTTGTATTGAGCATTGAACAAGCGGAACGTTTTATCAAACAGCTTATAGGCGATGATCAATTTACATTAAAAGAAACACCATATAATGAATTGGGATTATCTGCATTTCAAGAGCTCGGTAATATTTTAACAGGATCATATTTATCATCATTATCTGATTTGACAGATTTAACAATTTACCCTTCAGTTCCTGCTCTTACAATTGATATGTTTGGTGCTGTTATGAGTCATGGCTTAATTGAGTTATCACATGCCGGTGATTTTGCAATTATCATTGACACTGCCATTAAGGAAGAGGATCAGTTAGAAGAAGATTCAGTAAAAGGGCATTTCTTTCTCTTACCAGATCCTGATTCCTTTAAAAAGTTATTTGATGCACTTGGGGTAAATGATGAAGAATGA
- the flhB gene encoding flagellar biosynthesis protein FlhB, whose product MNLLRLDLQFFAGEKTEKATPRKKQDARKKGQVAKSADVNTAISLLAIFLSFLFIGAFMRDRILLMMRGTFQDYLLIELSDQNVHDLFITLSYQSAIILAPVMGVALVAGVLANYLQVGFLFSTEAIQMKLNKLDPIQGFKRIYSMRAIVELLKSLLKISFVGFVTFSVLWLDIENVLRLSQMTVEQSLVYIATLTVKMGLFASAALLLLSLLDYLYQRYDYEKNLKMSKQDIKDEYKKSEGDPLIKSKIKQRQREMAMRRMMQDVPNADVVITNPTHYAIALKYDETKMDAPFVVAMGVDLVAQKIKEIAKANDVVMVENRPLARALYAQVDIGQAIPDEFFQAVAEIIAYVYQAKSI is encoded by the coding sequence ATGAATCTTCTTAGATTAGATCTACAGTTTTTTGCAGGAGAGAAAACGGAAAAAGCCACACCACGAAAAAAGCAAGATGCAAGGAAAAAAGGGCAAGTAGCGAAAAGTGCAGATGTTAATACAGCAATATCACTTTTAGCCATATTTTTATCGTTTTTATTCATTGGCGCATTTATGAGAGATCGTATCTTGCTTATGATGAGAGGAACTTTTCAAGATTATTTGCTTATTGAATTATCAGATCAAAATGTTCATGACTTATTTATTACATTATCTTATCAGTCTGCTATTATTCTGGCACCTGTAATGGGGGTTGCTTTAGTTGCTGGTGTTTTGGCTAATTATTTACAAGTAGGGTTTTTATTTTCAACTGAAGCTATACAAATGAAGTTAAATAAATTAGATCCAATTCAAGGCTTTAAGCGTATTTATTCAATGCGTGCCATTGTTGAGTTATTAAAATCATTATTGAAGATTTCATTTGTGGGATTTGTTACTTTTTCTGTTCTTTGGTTAGATATTGAGAATGTTTTACGATTGTCGCAAATGACAGTTGAACAATCTTTAGTATATATTGCTACTTTAACAGTAAAAATGGGGTTGTTTGCCTCAGCAGCTTTATTACTATTGTCACTACTAGACTATCTTTATCAGCGTTATGACTATGAAAAAAACCTAAAAATGTCGAAGCAAGACATAAAGGATGAATATAAAAAATCTGAAGGTGACCCTCTTATTAAATCGAAAATTAAGCAAAGACAACGTGAGATGGCAATGAGACGTATGATGCAGGATGTTCCAAATGCCGATGTAGTCATTACGAATCCCACTCACTATGCGATTGCTTTAAAATATGATGAAACAAAAATGGATGCCCCCTTTGTTGTAGCAATGGGTGTGGATCTTGTTGCACAGAAAATAAAAGAAATTGCAAAAGCAAATGATGTTGTCATGGTGGAAAATCGACCATTGGCAAGGGCCTTATATGCCCAAGTTGATATTGGACAAGCAATCCCTGATGAGTTTTTCCAGGCGGTTGCAGAAATTATTGCTTATGTTTATCAAGCTAAGTCAATTTAG
- the flhF gene encoding flagellar biosynthesis protein FlhF codes for MKVKKYVAPSMQEAMKKIRAEMGNDAVILNSKSIQTGGFLGLFTKKKIEVIAAVDPDAQVDHQPKKETKAFVQENTVPQTKFNAELANQNTPKPVEKVADHKPLLDEINELKRLVQTISSDEKMELYPEPLQLLLQKMIKQDISSSLRTQIMGELLEYWYNEKGNVTVEQLIKKQQELFASRISNLEFGGISYKKKYINVIGPTGVGKTTTLAKLAAECVLQKKKKVAFITTDTYRIAAIEQLKTYAKILDVPMEVCYTIEDFKEAKKKLSMYDYVFIDTAGRNFLEEKYVSDLEKIIDFNEEMETYLVLAATAKSSDMLAVYEQFSVIPISKLIFTKLDETATRGTLFDVMIKTKKGIAYTTHGQDVPDDIEAATRERIVEQMLR; via the coding sequence ATGAAGGTAAAAAAATATGTTGCACCATCTATGCAAGAAGCAATGAAAAAAATCCGTGCTGAAATGGGTAATGATGCAGTTATTTTGAATTCCAAAAGTATTCAAACAGGTGGTTTTTTAGGTCTTTTTACTAAAAAAAAGATCGAAGTGATTGCTGCTGTGGATCCGGACGCACAAGTAGATCATCAACCAAAGAAAGAAACAAAAGCATTTGTTCAAGAAAACACAGTACCACAAACGAAGTTCAATGCCGAGCTAGCAAATCAAAATACACCAAAACCAGTTGAAAAAGTAGCTGATCACAAGCCCCTTTTAGACGAAATAAATGAGTTGAAGCGTCTTGTTCAAACCATTTCCAGCGATGAAAAAATGGAACTATATCCTGAACCGCTTCAACTGCTTTTACAAAAGATGATCAAACAAGATATTAGTTCATCTTTAAGAACTCAAATTATGGGTGAACTTTTGGAATATTGGTATAACGAAAAGGGTAACGTTACAGTTGAACAGCTAATTAAGAAACAACAGGAACTCTTTGCTAGCCGTATTTCCAATCTTGAATTTGGTGGAATTTCTTATAAAAAGAAATACATTAATGTTATTGGCCCAACAGGAGTAGGCAAAACAACTACTTTAGCAAAATTAGCAGCTGAATGTGTGTTACAAAAGAAGAAAAAAGTTGCCTTTATCACAACTGACACCTATAGAATTGCGGCAATTGAACAGTTAAAAACATATGCGAAAATTTTAGACGTTCCAATGGAAGTTTGTTATACAATTGAGGATTTTAAAGAAGCTAAAAAGAAACTTTCTATGTATGATTATGTATTTATCGATACTGCAGGACGAAATTTTTTAGAAGAAAAGTATGTTTCTGATTTAGAAAAGATTATTGATTTTAATGAGGAAATGGAAACGTATCTTGTTCTTGCTGCTACAGCAAAATCTTCTGATATGTTAGCTGTATATGAACAATTTTCTGTCATTCCAATAAGTAAACTTATCTTTACAAAGTTAGACGAAACAGCAACAAGAGGAACATTGTTTGATGTCATGATAAAGACAAAAAAAGGTATTGCCTATACGACCCATGGTCAAGATGTCCCAGATGATATTGAAGCAGCTACACGAGAACGTATAGTCGAACAAATGTTGAGGTAA